The Solanum lycopersicum chromosome 6, SLM_r2.1 genome has a window encoding:
- the LOC104647923 gene encoding uncharacterized protein, with translation MLKTTLTTFHALNVILQQQYCKKVFQKYSKLISFLLVAEQHNSLLIKNYEARPTGAAPLPEANVVGVHYQSEVKRDDHWGYNNARGFDKDKRRHTNRRGGGHNKRENNMSSQNNPSKCNFRRCGMKFHWKNECLTHEHFVRLYQNSFKKKGNKSGASSSNARVESHMTLKDDDNPGTSQKYDKDVEANLALRMMFLMALVKLLIWKLMNFLEIETDV, from the coding sequence ATGTTGAAAACGACACTTACTACTTTCCATGCCTTGAATGTGATATTGCAGCAGCAATATTGTAAAAAGGTTTTTCAGAAATATTCTAAACTAATCTCATTTCTTTTGGTGGCTGAgcaacataattctcttttaataaaaaattatgaagctCGTCCCACTGGAGCTGCTCCATTACCAGAGGCAAATGTGGTGGGAGTACATTATCAATCTGAAGTAAAAAGAGATGATCATTGGGGCTATAATAATGCACGGGGATTTGATAAAGATAAGAGACGACACACTAATCGTCGAGGTGGTGGTCATAATAAAAGGGAGAACAATATGAGTTCTCAAAATAACCCCTCAAAATGTAATTTTCGTCGTTGTGGCATGAAATTCCATTGGAAGAATGAATGTCTCACACATGAGCATTTTGTAAGGCTCTATCAAAATTCctttaaaaagaaaggaaataaaagtggTGCTTCCTCTTCCAATGCTCGAGTTGAGTCACATATGACTCTTAAAGATGATGATAACCCGGGAACATCTCAGAAATATGATAAGGATGTTGAAGCAAATTTGGCTTTAAGGATGATGTTTTTGATGGCCTTGGTGAAATTACTCATATGGAAGTTGATGAATTTTTTGGAAATCGAAACTGATGTTTGA